The genome window GGCAGGATGAGCGTGTTGGTAGTTTGAGCGAGCTTTCCAAACTCCCGCACATACTGCTCAGCAACCCGCAAGTTCATGGCTTCCAGACCTCCAGGACTGTTGAGCGCTTCCGCCACCATGCGCAGACCTTGAGCGGTAGCCGTTGCGATCAATTCAATCTCACGTGCCTGACCCTCGGCCTCATTGATTTGACGCATTTTATCGGCCTCGGAAATGTTAATGGTTTCCTGCTTCATGCCTTCCGACACGTTGATCTTTGCCTGGCGTTCGCCTTCCGACTGAGCGACAACAGCCCGGCGTTCCCGTTCGGCACGCATTTGCTTTTCCAGGGCGTCCTTCACAGAAACGGGAGGCACAATATCCTTAATCTCGTAACGCAGGATTTTAACGCCCCATGGATTTGACGCCTTGTCTACAGCTTCCACCACCTGTGCGTTGATCGTTTCCCGCTCCTCGAACGTGCGGTCCAATTCGATTTTTCCGATTTCAGAACGCAGTGTAGTCTGGGCGAGCTGGGACGCACCGAACTCATAGTTTTCGATACCGTAGCTCGCAGCTTTGGCATCCATGATTTGCATGTAAAGAATGCCATCCACTTCGACTGAAATATTATCCTTGGTGATGCATTGCTGTGAGGGAACATCAATCGCCCGTTCCTTGAGCGAGTGCTTGTAAGCCACCTTGTCCAGAAACGGAATCAGAAAATGAAATCCTGCATCCAGGGTTCGGGAATATTTCCCAAGTCGCTCGACAACAAACTGTTGGCGTTGCGGCACCACCCTTGCTGTTTTGAAGACGGTGATGACGAAGATGAACAAGACCCCCAGGGTCAATAGAGTTGAAGTGCCCATGGTATTGATGGTTTTAGGTTAAAAGATGTAGGCCAACGAGTGCGCTTACTTTTTGCTCACGTAAAGGGTAAGCCCCTCCTGCCGGGCAATCACCACTCGGTCACCGGGAAGCAGTGTATCGCCCGAAACCGCTTCCCAGTTCGAACCTTTAAACTCTACGATCCCGTTATCCCTTCCGTTTTCGAAGCCTCGAATGACAGTTGCAGGTTTTCCGAGAAACTCTTCAACGGCTTGCTCATCTGCACCAATGCTCGAACCCGTGAACCAAGATTTTACGTGCTTTCGAAGGAACCATATCTGCCCAGCAGAAAGTGCCATAAAAATCCAGAAGGGAAGGCCACCTGTTGTCGGAAGGCCAAACTTGAGCATCAACCCGGTAAGAATTGCCGAGGTGCCGAAAAAAACAATAACCGCACCCGGAAGAATAAACTCCAACAGGATGCAAACGAATCCAATAAGGATCCATATTTCAGGGAGATGAAGATTCATGGTAACAGGAATTTAAGAGATGGAAAACTCCATAATAATGAAGTTCGCCCGACTTATAAACCTGAAACGCTCCGAATTATTCGATTCCTGTTTTTTCAATCTTTAGCGTGTGTAGGATAATCTGCAAATTCACAGAGCTGTGCCGTCCATTTTTCCAGAACTCGACCACAGTATTACCAATAAAAAAAACACGGATCTGTATCGAGATATGCATCCGACGGCATGGAAAAACACACCCTCCATACCGTTGCATAGCGAGACCATGGTCCACGGATTTCTCCATCAAACAACACTTCCGGACTCTGCAACTTCATCTCAAGACCTTCGCTCTGTTTGACTTTACCTTCAAACTGCTCGGCCCCTTCAGGAAGCGAAAAGTAAAGGATGCGTTGCTCCATGAAGTCCTGCACTGTTCCCAAGTCCCCCACTTCCAACCCGGGATTTTGCTGGTAGTAGCGTTCCAGCAAAACTCCGCAGCGTTCCAGTTCAAGCGTCGCCGACTCGCAGGCCTTACTCCAGCTTCGGGAACCCGCAAACCCATACGCCATAAAGCCTTGCTTGAATTCCCGACGCACGAGTGCCACTTCATGCTTGGCAAAGGGATGCAGAATTCGGAAACACTCTGTGAACTCTGCTTTTCCTGATCGAATTCCCGGGCAGCGCACTATCGGCAGCAATCCGCTCCACCAGGCTACAATTGCATATCGCTCAATCGCCTCTGCGAGTGCAAACGAGCGAGCCTGACGGGTAAACCATCCCGGGAAGGCAGCCATTCCGTTCGAGGTTGGATCTGCGTCAAATCCAAACCTCTCCCGCTCTGGACCCGAACTGGAGACATGATGCGCCCAGCGTTCCAACGCCTCTGATATCGCTTTGTGGCGAGCAACGAGTGGATTCCGGTCCAAACCGGTGCCATCCATCGCTGCAAAAAGGATATTTGAGAAATCAGCGACACGCAGGCCTGGTCGCAAGCGTGCATTTGCGACCGACCACGTTACGTCTCCAAATTGAATTTTAGATTCTTCCAGTGAATCGATTGGACCGCCATTGGATGCAAAACAATTCGCATATTTAACTGGTGCCAAACTCCGCATTCACCGGAATCAATAGCAAGAATAACAATCCCTCAACGAGGATCTCCGTTTTTCGTGCAGAATGTTACGAATTCACGAATTTCTTGCTTTACATCGGTGTCGTTAGTCATTGGATCTAGGGACTGAGCAGCGTTGGAAAAACCAACGAGCAAAAGGAAAAATGCGACGGTTCCGAGAATTTGATTCTTGAATTGTTTCATGATAGGTACTGGTTATAGGTTAGAGCTACTTTCTAACAAAGTACCGCATAGCTTGAAATGGGCCAAAATACCTGAATTAAGGTATTGCCAGTGCCATCCTGACATGATTCATGTGCCCAATTTTCCAATCTTTCCCCCTCCTTCGACTGTTGATTTGGCTCACATGCGGCATGCTGCTTCCTGTCTTCGTTGCTGCGATCGAACTGGGAAGTCCACAGCAGGAAGTTCACGCCATTCAAGACACGGAACTATCTGAATTCTGGACTGGCATCCGCCTCGATGATGGAAGAATGCTCTTCGCCGGCGACGGTGATACCATCTCGATATATGACGGTTGGAATTGGATAAATCTCTCAATCACATTTCCCGAATCAGTGTGGTGTATGGTTAGCGCCGGAACGAACCAGCTCTGGATTGGGTTGCGCTCTGGATTTGGTCGCCTGACCATCTCTGAAGAGAGTGCCGAATACGTGTCCCTCTCGGGCCTGGTGGAGACAGAAACCAGCTTGGATTCGATCTACCATATCCAAACATTGGGCGACACCGTTTTCTTCTGTGGAAAGGCTGCCATCTACAGCTACAAAAACGACAAGGTCTCCGAACACCGATTCCCGGAAGATGCAGAGCTGTTTCCCTTCACTTTCGACAATGCCGCTTACTGCAAATCCGGAGCCAACCTGTACCAGTGGAATGGGAACCAGTTTGTATTGGAACACTCCTCCCCCGAACTTCTCCAAACCCAGATTTTTCTCGGATGGAAAAATGAAGATGGAACAAAGCAGATCCTTACTCAACGAGGAATCGAGACATTTCAACCGCAACAGATTCTCACCTCTCACCGTTTTCGCGATTTGGGTGCGGAAGGACTGATCCCAGGGCGATCCACCAAGCGGCTCGGAAACTTCCTGTTCACCACTACCAGCAATAAAGGAGCACTGGTCATCAATACAGCAACCCGCTCATCCTATCCCATCATCCCCCGGCATTTTATTGATTTCAAAAATATCGAAGATGTCGTCATCGAAGATGAAAACTTCATCTGGCTGGTCACACGACATCATCTGTTCAGGGTGAACATCAACTCCGGCTCCAGGGTATTCCACTTCACACTCAATCACCCGCATACGAATTACTGGGATCTCGCTGCCATCGGAAACAAGCTCTACTTTTCCTGCAATGAAGGAGTTTATGTCGTCCATCTGTCGCGCCCCCAATCTGCCCCCGAACCTCTCTTTAATAATCTAGTCTACGGACTGACACCTGACGGAAACGATCTCTACCTCTCTACCCCATGGGACTTTGTTCGACTGTATGAAAGTGGTCGGTATGAAAAGGTTCTGGATGATGTGGTTGCGATTGCCTCCGGACTCAATCAGGACGGTTCCGTTTGGGTGTCGACTCAGAATGACGTGCGACGGATACAACCCACCTTGACCGGATGGGAGGAAACCGCCCAGCTCTCCGGTTTCAGGGGAGCTGCTGTTCAGTCTGTTTCCGATCCCGACGGAGCTCTTTGGGTTGTCAGCAACAGCGGTCATCTGGTCCGCTTCACTCAGCCACAAGGCCGGGTGACCCATTACGATCAGACCGCCCAACTTGGGGAGCAACCTTTGCCTGCTTCCGCCTCAAACCTGGGACTTTTCAGTCTGCAGGGATACCCCTTTGCTCTCACCGAAAGATCACTTTATCAATGGAAGACCGAGGCATTGTATGAAGAGGTATCCCCTGCGAATTCCCCTGATACATCGAACGACTGGGAGTGGATCGTCCCGCTGTTCTTTCCGCAGGATTCCAAGATCTGGCTGCTTCGACGACACCAGCGTTTTGGAGGCTACGAAATCGGCCAGCTCACAATGGACCGCACCGGTCAATCCCATTGGAATGGCCAGGCGATCGGAAGTCAGGAGTTTCTCGGCCCCATCCGCAAAATTCAGGAAATTGAAATCGCCGGAAATTCTCTCATCGTCCTCATCGGAACAGATGGTCTACACTTCATCGACCTCGAGCAGTTGCCACCTGTTCTGGCTCCACAAACTCCTGTTCTTCGCTTCGCAACACCAGGCATGCGCCAGCTCTCAAACCGTCAACTCGACGCTGCTTTTGAAGAAGGCAGCGAACTCGTCCCTTCATTCCGATATCATGTTCCTCATTTGCGTTCCGATGAACCCATGTATTTTCAGACCCGTCTCTCTGGCCTGGAATCGCAGTGGAGTGAACCGACCCACCTGACGACACGCTCATTTCCAGGTCTCAAGGACGGTCGCTTCTCCTTTGAGGTTCGGACCGTCAATGGACTGGGGCAGGTGTCCAATCCTGCAGTACTGCACTTTCGCGTACTTCCACCCTGGTACAAAACCGTCCCTGCCTTCGTTGGCTATGCACTCACATTGGTATTGTTTGGATTCATGCTCTTCTACATGCGTCTCAGAGAATCTCATAAACGGCGCATGGAACTTGAACTCAAGGTGAAGGAGCGAACGGCCGAGCTTGAGAAAGCCAATCGCGTCAAATCGGAATTTGTGGCCAACATGAGTCACGAAATTCGAAATCCGATGAATGGCATCATCAACAATGTGAGACTGCTTCGTCCTCATGAACCCGTCGATCCCACACTGCTGCAATCGCTGAGCTATTCGAGCGGATACCTCAATCGCCTGGTACGAAACATTCTCGATTTTTCAAAAATCGATTCTCAAAAACGCACCGTTAGCAAAGCATGGTTTGATCCCGAACCCCTTCGGGCAACCGTCAGCCACTTGTTCAACGACATGGCCAATCGCAGCCAAATTGCACTCATTGTTGCCTATTTTGCTCCTTCCCGCATTTCCATCTACTCCGACCAAAGTCGCATCGAACAGGTGCTCGTCAACCTTATCAGCAACGCCATTCGCTTCACTACGGAGGGTTCAGTCAGGGTAGGCATCCACATTCAGCAAGAAAATGAGACCGAAGCCATGCTGAGTCTCTGGATTCGTGATACGGGAACCGGGATTGCCCCGGAAGACCAGCAGCGCATCTTTGAACCGTTTGAACAAGGTTCGAGTGTCTCGCCAATGGGTCCTGCCGAAAAGGGAACGGGTCTGGGATTGGCAATCGTGAAGGACATCATTGCAACGCTCGGCGGCACACAGGAATTTGAAAGCCAGCTTGGAGAAGGAACCAGTTTCAAAATCAAAATTCCGGTGGCATTGCGAACTCAGGATGAAAATGAGTCCGTTTGGGCAGGGGACTCAGTTCGCCTGAAGGGTCGCTACCTCATCACCGACGACCAGGAATACAATGTCTCCATCTTTCAGGCGTTCATGCAGCAGTGGAATGCCAGTCTCGATGTGGCAAGCTGCGGAAGCGAAGCCTTTGAACTACTGAAGCAATACCGCTATGATGCGATTTTTCTCGATTGGAGTTTACCCGACTACAAGGGTCCTGAAATTGCAAAAATCATTCGTAACGGGAGTTTTCCGCTCAATACCGAAACCCCACTCATTGCCCAGACAGCCTATACCAGTGATTCGCAAAAGGAAGTCTGTCGAATGGCTGGCATGAACGCTTTCATCGAAAAACCATTCAGTCCGGAAAAAATCCTCAGTGAACTCACCCAACTCGTGCCCGACAGAGTTGTCATCGTGCCAACCGATCCGACAGCCTCCAAAGGAAACAAAGATTCCAACGAAGGTCGGGGGAGAAATGACATGAACCTCGAAACCAGCCGCATGATGGCCATGCTGCACAAGAGAAGCCTTGAAGAGGAAGTTAAGATCGAAATCCTATCTCCTGTACAGCAGTTGATTCATGAGATTCACAACCATCACCGATCCCAAAATCTTTCATCCATGCGATCCGCTGTGCACGAGATCAAAAACCTGCTCGGTATCCTGCAGGCACATCGCTCGGTGACCTACTTTGGAGAATTTCAAGATGCCATAGATCGTGGTTCTGAAGCTACCGTTCAACGTTATCTTGACCGCTTGCCGCTCGAACAATCCTGGCTGCAACAATGCGTTGAGGCCTATCTCGCCTTTGAATCTGGATTTAGTCTATCACTGCCTGGAACACTCACCGCCCACCGGGATGCATCGCATGCAGACGTTTCATCCTCTCCAGCTGAGCAGGATTAATGATTCAATCTCTCTTCGTGGGGTTTCCAGAACCCATTGTCGAGTGCATAGCGAATCAACTCAGGAGTGCTGTGCACACCAATCTTGCCCATGATGTTCTTTCGATGGGTTTGCACTGTGCTGGGGCTAAGTCCAACCAGGTTACCAATTTCCTGATCCGAATAACATCCTCCGATCAGTGCTAAAACTTCCTGTTCACGAGGGCTGAGAATTTTCTGAAATGACATCGGCTCTTCGAGCAAACGGTCCCGGATTTTCAGAATTGACGAACTGAAATACGTGCCCCCTGTTGAGACTTTGTGGATCGCTTCCGTCAAGGTTTCCAAGGTCTGAGTGCTCTTATCCAAAAAGCCCTGGAACCCAATCTTGAACGCCCGATGAATGGTCACCGGGTCACTTTCGGATGAAACCGCAAGAATTTTGACCTCCGGATTTTCGGCTTTGAGAATCTCAGCAACGACCAAACCCGAGGTCTGCGGAATGCAGATATCCAGCAGAACCAACCCCGGATTGCTTTCCCGACAAAGTCGAAGAGCGTGGATACCGTCACCTGCAACACCAACCACCTTATACCCAAAAACCGAAGTTACCACGTGCGTCAGAAGCTCCTGGAACAGCTTCTGATCTTCGATGATGGCGATTTCTAAAACGTTGCTAGTCACGGAGGATACCCAATTTAAGGTAGGCGAGTCAGATGGCGATTACAGGAAAAGTCGGTATATTGAGCAATTCATCAACAATGGAACCTTTTTTTAATGCTTCGCTTTTCGACCGAGAACCGCCCAGCTTGCATGATGTGCAAGATTTGGCCAAAGTGTACACTGACTCAAGCGAATTGTTACGCCGTTCAACAATTTCAATCACTGAGATTCCGGAACTGCCTTCTCTTGCAATTCGAGTGAACACTCACACGGTGATCTTGAGTACTCGGCTGCAGTTAGTGCACTTGTTTCCCGATCATACGCTTGAGCTGCAACGTCACATGAGCGGCCCGTTCCACTATGTTGTTCTGGACACAAGCGGACTCGACACGGATCTCGTCCCACTTGAGTCCCTGATCAGTAACCTTCCAAGTGAGCAGCGCATTGCCATTCACAAGGACTGGAGGAATGCACTTTTCAAGGCCATGATCCATGCAGCGCGCGCTCAGCAAGCCGAAGTCTCCAGTTGCTGACACTTGTTGCAATCGCCCTCAATGCATCTGAGCGCAATTCACCGCATTGCTTAGATGCGCAGGTTCCATCTGCGGATCGCCTGCCCCGAGTCCAATGCCACAATCATTGTTTGCGCGGACCTTTTATGATTCTGTCTTTTGCCAATTGAGGAAATCCTTTACATTGTGTTCTTATGCAGAACTTTGTTTTCCACAACCCAACCCGCATCGTATTGGGTCGCCACACGATTCCAAAGCTCCGTAAACTGATCCCCTCAGGTTCCAGAGTGATGCTTGCCTACGGGCACGGCAGCATCAAACAAAACGGGGTCTATGATCAAATCACACAGGCCCTAAATGGATTCGAAACCATCGAATTCTCAGGCATCGACCCCAATCCGAAATATGAGCAATTGCTTCCCGGACTCGAATTGATTCAAAAACACCGAATTCAATTCATCCTTGCAGCAGGAGGGGGTTCCGTAATCGATGCCGTCAAATGGCTGGCTGCCGCGGCCCTGTATGAAGGAGACCCTTGGGACATTCTGACAGGGCAATACAGTGTAAAGGAAGCCCTTCCGATTGGCACGGTTCTCACTCTGCCCGGCACGGGATCGGAAGCCAATGGCAATGCAGTGATCAGTCGTATCGAACCGCTTGCCAAGCGCTCATTCTACTCACCTGCAGTCTTTCCCAGGTTCTCCATACTCGATCCCGAAACGACCTTTAGCCTCCCGAAACACCAGATTGCAAACGGAGTTGCCGACGCATTCACCCATGTCGTCGAGCAGTATTTAACCTACCCCGTCGGAGGACATCTCCAGGACCGCCTTGCAGAAGCCGTCTTTCACACGCTTATCGAACAGGGAGTCCAGGCTGTGGAGAGCACGGACTACGAGATTCGGGCCAATTTCATGTGGGCGTGCACCCTCGCTCTCAATACCCTGCTATCCATGGGGGTTCCTGGAGATTGGGCATCCCACCAAATCGGACACGAACTCACGGCACTGCACGGACTCGACCATGCGCGGACCCTCGCCATCGTGCTACCCAGTCTGTTACGGGAACAGAAAGACTCAAAAAGAGAAAAATTGCTCCAGTTCGGAGATCGCATTTGGGGAATCCGCAGCGGAAGCGAATCCGAACGAATCGAACAGACGATTCAGGCCGTGGAGAAGTTCTTTCGTTCACTCGGCATCGGGGTCCGCTTTTCCGAATACGACTTGGACGCGCGAACGACTCCACAAGAGGTGGCCAATCGGCTTCGATCACAAGGCAGCACTGCCATCGGCGAGCACAACGATATCACACCCGACAAGGTCCAGCGCATTCTCGAAGCAGCGGCATAGAATCCTGCATCGCAGCAATCAGTCCTGTTACACCGCCAATCCATTGCGAAGAAGACCCAGGCTTCAAATCGAAAGTCATGCCTAGCCTACCTTCGAGTCGATACCGAATGCGTCGTGGCTAAAGGGCTTTCACAAAAATTCGGGATGAAATTACCCCGATCAAAACCAACGGTATCAGTGCAGCCGCAATAGGTGCGATCAGCCCGCCTTCCCCCATCACAGTTGAGACATTGGAAACCAGGAAAAACACCATGAACATGCTGATTGCCTTGGAAATGCCTATCATCGGGTTTGTGCGAACTCCGGCAGCCGCAAATGGGACTCCAAAGGTAACCACCAGAAAACATACAAAAGGTGATGCCAGGATGCGGTAGAACCGAATCTGGTAGGGACGGATTTCCGAGTTTTCATGCCCTTCGTGGGCCTTGATCAAGTCTCCAAGCTCCACAAGGGAAAGATCACGCGGTTTCTTGCGCAGCGTCAGCATCAATCCGGGAGGATCTGTGTAGGCTGGTTTCTCAAGGACTTCGAAGGCACGATTTCGGTAGGGTTCATCGCTTTCTCCATCGTAGAACAACTCGTGCCCGTTACGAAAAACCCAATGTCCCGCTGCCATATCAAACCGAGCGGACGCAGCACGAACCCGATAGCGTTCCCTCCCGGACTCTGGATCGATATCATACACCGTCACGTCTTCGGCAAATCCTTCAATCGGAAAAAACACACCGATCAACCAAAGCCGATTCTCCCGAAAGTTCAGCGATCCCAGGTTCAAGATCCTGCGGTCTTTGTCGGGAATCTGCACATCCCCCTCATTCAACCCTCGCAACAGAAATTCCTGCCGCAGGGATTCCTGTGCCCGCACACTCCAGGGAATGACCACACTGTTCAACGCAAAAATCATGAGGGCGCACAACCCTGCCGCTGCGATCAGAGGCGTCGTGATCGTCCAAAGACTGATTCCGGCCGCCTTCATCGCAATGATTTCGTTTTTACGGTGCAGCGAACTCACGCAGAACAGTATGGAAAGCAGCAACATCATCGGAACAATGGACGGCAAATACAGCGGTAGTGCGTAGGCAAAGCTCAGCAAAATCTCAACTGTCGTCGCCCCACGCGTCAGCAAGGCATCCAGGCGATTGTAAACCTCCTGCACGACAAGCAGTCCCAGAATCAATGCCGAGGCGATGCCAAACACCTTCAGCCACTCTGCAAAGATGTACCGCTGGATTCGTTTCCCCATATTCGTTCGACTTCGATTCAGGGTTACATGGAGTATTCCGCATCTCCCTCATGTTCACGCACCTGCAAGTCCCGAGAAAATGCTTCATGCAAGCCCTTCAGCGTGATGTCTTCGTCATGGATGAGCTGATGAAAGTGCCCCTTCTCAAGAAAAGAAGCATCGCCCCCAGCAGAAATCAAAACCGGTGGCTTTCCATGGCGTTGCTCCAGCTCGGCATATACGGGTTCCACCAGAGCCGTAATCATCCCTGCAAACCCCCGCTTGCAACCGATACTGATGGCCTCGCGAGTGCTCTTTCCGATCAGTGCAACATCCTTCCATTCTGACGGATCCACCTCGGGAAGCAGTGCCGTTTTTTCGTGAAGATATTTTGACATGAGGGCAAGCCCCGGAGCGATTACCCCCCCCTCATACCCGCGGTCAGCACTGAGAATATCCAAGGTAACTGCAGTGCCCATATCGATCACAATGGCTGGCACTCCATACTTGGCCTGCGCACCTATCGAATTTGCCAATCGATCCTGCCCGATCTCTGATGGCTTCGGGTAGTCAATGGCCAAACCATGACAGGTTTTCGGATTCAAATTGAATACATGTGAGGTAAAGATACGCAGGTGTTTCATCAGGTGGGGATAAATCCCGGGAACCACCGAGCAAAACGCAATTCCAGATACATTTCCCTTCGAAACCATCCTGTGCAGAATTTCTCCGACTTCCGGCCCGGGGCTTGGTATCTTCAGCGTCGGAAATTTCTCCTTCAGGCACACGCCCTCCTCATTCACAACCGCGATCCGGGTATTGGAGTTGCCAACATCAAGACAAAGCACATTCATTCGTTTTCAAAAGTCATGGTCACCTCCCCGGAGTGCACCGTGTAGAAGGCATTTCCGTCCAAGCGTATGCGCAATTCACCCCGTTCGTCAATTCCGGCTGCGACGCCCGAAACCACACGATTGGCAGCCCGTGCCTGCACGGTTCGATGGGCAAGAAAATCATATTCGCCCCACATTTCCTGGATTTCAGCCTCTTTGGGTGCTTCAAAATAGGCTGTTGACGCGGTGAGCACCTCACGCGCGATCTCTGCCGCAAGCGAATTATAGGCTTCCAACCTTCCCGTCGCCATGCGCAGCGAGATGGCTTTTTGTTCAAGCTCTCCCGTAAAGCTGGAAGCATTCACATTCAGTCCCAAGCCAACAATCAGGTGCTGCACATGATCCGTATCAATCTTTGCCTCTGTGAGAATTCCACCCAGTTTCCGGTCTTCAAGATAGAGATCGTTCGGCCATTTCACCATGACTTTCACGCCAGCGTGCTCCCGCAGAAGGCGTGCCAGACAAAGTCCAATCCACAAGGTATAAATACCCATTCGGGACACGGTCAGATGAGGGCGAAACCCGAGCGACAGGTAGAGGTTTTCCCCATCTTCGCTGTGCCATACATTTCCCCGGCGACCCTTTCCATGTGTCTGCGATCCTGCGATGGCCAACAGTGGTGCAGGTTCCCCACGGTTCAGTCTTCGATCCAGTTCCATATTGGTGCTGTCCACTGAATCAAAGAGGCAACATTGCTCGCTGGGCAGGCTTCCCCCAAAGTGATGCAAAAACGCATCCGCCTCAAAAGTATTCGGCATTTCAAGCAAACGATATCCACGGTTGCGCACGGCTTCAATCTGAAATCCCAGTGTAGCAAAATGATCCATGTGGTGCTTGATGCTGACACGGGATACGCCGAGGTCGTTCGCCAGTTTCCCTCCCGACACAAACTCGCCACAGTGTGAAATCAATACTGCAAGAATCCTGTGTCGGGTATCGGTCATTCGCAGCCTCACCCCATCCCATTTACCCAAACGGTGCAATCCCTTTTCAAAGGGTTTGCAGATCCGATGGGAGGGGAACTCCGGTCACCCATGCGGCCTGCGGTGAACACAGGCCCAACGGGGTTGCTTCACCTGCGCACCAGCCACGATCTGGATGCAAAGACATCAACACCAGGGATCGAATCCGGTGGAGCGACAACCCGCGCTCCCTCTTTCGCCAAAAATGGCTGCCGTTGCAGCACCTCCATAAGACAATCTCCCAATCGGGTAAAATCGCACCCGGCCAGACGTTCCCGACTCAAGCTGCCCTGAACCAATACACCGGAACGTGTTCGCTTGAGCGCTGCACCTGCCACTTTCATCCCCGACTCAGCATCCAGCAGATCATAGGGAGATGGTCGCTCAAAACATGCCTTGGGGGCTGTTTCCCATACATCTGGCTCAAAGAGCTTCACTTGGGGAGCATGGACCTCGCACAGTGCTTCGGCGAGCCATTGATGCAAGCATCCATAAAGCTCGAGCGGCGGCAGAGATGCCCAGTCTGTATCCTTGTGAAGGGCAAGGGCGTAAGTCCAGTCATTCCGGTGATCGACAATGCCACCGCCTGTAGGACGGCGGCAGAGTTCCGCACCCGTAGCTTCGATGCCTTTCACAAAAGCGGAGACTTCTTCATAGCGCTGAGGATATCCAAAAGTGAAGGCACTGTGCGTCCACCCGTAGTGCCGAAACCAGACAGGGCGACCAGAATCAACCTGAGTCAACATCCAGGCATCCAATGCCATGTTGACGGCAGCAGATTCACAGGACTCCAGAAGGATGCAAAGCTTCATTGCGCCAGGATGCGCTGTAAGATGTCTTCCGGGTTCATATCGATGAGTTCGAGCGGAGCGAGTCGGTTTGCATGAAGTTCGGGCAACTCAGCAATGCATTCGCTCAACTGCGGACTCCGGTTGGCCAACACTTCATCCACTCGATCAATCGGAGTGAAAAACGGGGCGTGCTTGAGCACTTCCGGTCGACTGCGGATGAGATCAAGAACGGTTACCGCTACGCGAACAAAACGATCCAGCTCTGCCTTG of Puniceicoccaceae bacterium contains these proteins:
- a CDS encoding stomatin-like protein codes for the protein MGTSTLLTLGVLFIFVITVFKTARVVPQRQQFVVERLGKYSRTLDAGFHFLIPFLDKVAYKHSLKERAIDVPSQQCITKDNISVEVDGILYMQIMDAKAASYGIENYEFGASQLAQTTLRSEIGKIELDRTFEERETINAQVVEAVDKASNPWGVKILRYEIKDIVPPVSVKDALEKQMRAERERRAVVAQSEGERQAKINVSEGMKQETINISEADKMRQINEAEGQAREIELIATATAQGLRMVAEALNSPGGLEAMNLRVAEQYVREFGKLAQTTNTLILPQSMSDVGSFVAAVTKTLEATKKPNPAT
- a CDS encoding NfeD family protein, with amino-acid sequence MNLHLPEIWILIGFVCILLEFILPGAVIVFFGTSAILTGLMLKFGLPTTGGLPFWIFMALSAGQIWFLRKHVKSWFTGSSIGADEQAVEEFLGKPATVIRGFENGRDNGIVEFKGSNWEAVSGDTLLPGDRVVIARQEGLTLYVSKK
- a CDS encoding ATP-binding protein encodes the protein MLLPVFVAAIELGSPQQEVHAIQDTELSEFWTGIRLDDGRMLFAGDGDTISIYDGWNWINLSITFPESVWCMVSAGTNQLWIGLRSGFGRLTISEESAEYVSLSGLVETETSLDSIYHIQTLGDTVFFCGKAAIYSYKNDKVSEHRFPEDAELFPFTFDNAAYCKSGANLYQWNGNQFVLEHSSPELLQTQIFLGWKNEDGTKQILTQRGIETFQPQQILTSHRFRDLGAEGLIPGRSTKRLGNFLFTTTSNKGALVINTATRSSYPIIPRHFIDFKNIEDVVIEDENFIWLVTRHHLFRVNINSGSRVFHFTLNHPHTNYWDLAAIGNKLYFSCNEGVYVVHLSRPQSAPEPLFNNLVYGLTPDGNDLYLSTPWDFVRLYESGRYEKVLDDVVAIASGLNQDGSVWVSTQNDVRRIQPTLTGWEETAQLSGFRGAAVQSVSDPDGALWVVSNSGHLVRFTQPQGRVTHYDQTAQLGEQPLPASASNLGLFSLQGYPFALTERSLYQWKTEALYEEVSPANSPDTSNDWEWIVPLFFPQDSKIWLLRRHQRFGGYEIGQLTMDRTGQSHWNGQAIGSQEFLGPIRKIQEIEIAGNSLIVLIGTDGLHFIDLEQLPPVLAPQTPVLRFATPGMRQLSNRQLDAAFEEGSELVPSFRYHVPHLRSDEPMYFQTRLSGLESQWSEPTHLTTRSFPGLKDGRFSFEVRTVNGLGQVSNPAVLHFRVLPPWYKTVPAFVGYALTLVLFGFMLFYMRLRESHKRRMELELKVKERTAELEKANRVKSEFVANMSHEIRNPMNGIINNVRLLRPHEPVDPTLLQSLSYSSGYLNRLVRNILDFSKIDSQKRTVSKAWFDPEPLRATVSHLFNDMANRSQIALIVAYFAPSRISIYSDQSRIEQVLVNLISNAIRFTTEGSVRVGIHIQQENETEAMLSLWIRDTGTGIAPEDQQRIFEPFEQGSSVSPMGPAEKGTGLGLAIVKDIIATLGGTQEFESQLGEGTSFKIKIPVALRTQDENESVWAGDSVRLKGRYLITDDQEYNVSIFQAFMQQWNASLDVASCGSEAFELLKQYRYDAIFLDWSLPDYKGPEIAKIIRNGSFPLNTETPLIAQTAYTSDSQKEVCRMAGMNAFIEKPFSPEKILSELTQLVPDRVVIVPTDPTASKGNKDSNEGRGRNDMNLETSRMMAMLHKRSLEEEVKIEILSPVQQLIHEIHNHHRSQNLSSMRSAVHEIKNLLGILQAHRSVTYFGEFQDAIDRGSEATVQRYLDRLPLEQSWLQQCVEAYLAFESGFSLSLPGTLTAHRDASHADVSSSPAEQD
- a CDS encoding response regulator transcription factor — translated: MTSNVLEIAIIEDQKLFQELLTHVVTSVFGYKVVGVAGDGIHALRLCRESNPGLVLLDICIPQTSGLVVAEILKAENPEVKILAVSSESDPVTIHRAFKIGFQGFLDKSTQTLETLTEAIHKVSTGGTYFSSSILKIRDRLLEEPMSFQKILSPREQEVLALIGGCYSDQEIGNLVGLSPSTVQTHRKNIMGKIGVHSTPELIRYALDNGFWKPHEERLNH
- a CDS encoding iron-containing alcohol dehydrogenase; the protein is MQNFVFHNPTRIVLGRHTIPKLRKLIPSGSRVMLAYGHGSIKQNGVYDQITQALNGFETIEFSGIDPNPKYEQLLPGLELIQKHRIQFILAAGGGSVIDAVKWLAAAALYEGDPWDILTGQYSVKEALPIGTVLTLPGTGSEANGNAVISRIEPLAKRSFYSPAVFPRFSILDPETTFSLPKHQIANGVADAFTHVVEQYLTYPVGGHLQDRLAEAVFHTLIEQGVQAVESTDYEIRANFMWACTLALNTLLSMGVPGDWASHQIGHELTALHGLDHARTLAIVLPSLLREQKDSKREKLLQFGDRIWGIRSGSESERIEQTIQAVEKFFRSLGIGVRFSEYDLDARTTPQEVANRLRSQGSTAIGEHNDITPDKVQRILEAAA